The following proteins come from a genomic window of Spongiibacter tropicus DSM 19543:
- the sdhD gene encoding succinate dehydrogenase, hydrophobic membrane anchor protein, with protein sequence MVVKSVTSFARNGVADWIVQRVSGVVLLAYFIVVAGYLLSAGSDLDYAQWSAFFSSTFMRVFSTAAVLSVVAHAWIGLWAVSTDYLTERMMGSKGLALRLAFQALSGVVLFTYLVWGIQILWS encoded by the coding sequence ATGGTAGTCAAGTCTGTAACAAGTTTTGCCCGTAACGGGGTAGCTGATTGGATCGTGCAGCGCGTCTCAGGCGTGGTGCTGCTGGCTTACTTTATTGTAGTTGCCGGTTACCTGCTCTCTGCAGGAAGCGATTTGGATTACGCTCAGTGGAGCGCATTCTTTTCTTCAACGTTCATGCGAGTGTTCAGTACGGCGGCTGTGCTGTCAGTGGTTGCGCATGCCTGGATCGGACTGTGGGCAGTGTCTACAGATTATCTGACCGAGCGAATGATGGGGTCCAAGGGTCTTGCCCTGCGCCTGGCATTCCAAGCTCTTTCGGGCGTTGTTCTGTTCACCTACCTCGTTTGGGGCATCCAGATTCTTTGGAGTTAA
- the sdhC gene encoding succinate dehydrogenase, cytochrome b556 subunit produces the protein MNDKRPVNLDIGTIALPITAYTSILHRASGVFLVAGMAVLFWLLGTSLSGPEGFAQAKECLSSFWGKLVVWAVLVGISYHAAAGVKHLVMDAGIGESMEGGERGAKLVLIATAVLVVLTGLWVW, from the coding sequence GTGAACGACAAACGACCTGTGAACCTGGATATCGGGACAATCGCACTGCCGATTACCGCATATACCTCTATTTTGCATCGCGCCAGTGGTGTGTTTCTTGTGGCCGGCATGGCCGTGCTGTTTTGGTTGCTGGGCACCAGTCTCAGTGGTCCTGAGGGCTTCGCTCAGGCGAAAGAATGCCTGTCATCATTCTGGGGCAAGCTGGTTGTCTGGGCGGTGTTGGTAGGTATTAGCTACCACGCGGCGGCAGGTGTTAAGCACCTGGTGATGGATGCGGGTATTGGTGAGTCGATGGAAGGCGGTGAGCGCGGTGCCAAGCTGGTGCTGATCGCGACAGCGGTTCTGGTTGTACTGACGGGGTTGTGGGTATGGTAG
- a CDS encoding citrate synthase translates to MSDKKATLSIDGKTLELNVHSGTIGPDVIEVGPLTGNGYFTYDPGFVSTAACESKITYIDGNEGVLLHGGYPIEQLAEQSDYLETSFLLLYGHLPNKAEKEAFVNKVRMHTMVNDQMSTFFKGFRRDAHPMAIMCGVVGALSAFYHDSLDINDEKHREISAIRLIAKMPTLAAMTYKYTIGQPFMYPQNHLSYSENFLHMMFGNPCEPSKVSPVLARAMDTIFLLHADHEQNASTSTVRLAGSTGANPFACISAGIAALWGPSHGGANEAVLNMLEEIGDEANVDACVARAKDKNDPFRLMGFGHRVYKNFDPRAKVMKQVADEVLGELGIDDPLLKVAKRLEQIALEDEYFVEKKLYPNVDFYSGIILKAIGIPTSMFTVIFALGRTPGWIAHWNEMHAGASRIGRPRQLYTGPAKRDFVPLDKR, encoded by the coding sequence ATGAGCGATAAAAAAGCCACTCTGAGTATCGATGGCAAAACGCTGGAATTGAACGTACATTCCGGCACCATTGGCCCGGACGTGATTGAAGTTGGCCCTCTGACGGGTAACGGATACTTCACCTACGATCCCGGCTTCGTCTCTACCGCCGCTTGCGAATCTAAAATCACCTACATCGATGGCAACGAAGGCGTTCTGCTCCACGGCGGTTATCCTATCGAGCAACTGGCCGAGCAATCCGATTACCTCGAAACCAGCTTCCTGCTGCTTTACGGACACCTGCCCAACAAGGCTGAGAAAGAAGCGTTTGTAAACAAAGTCCGCATGCACACGATGGTCAATGACCAGATGAGCACGTTCTTTAAAGGCTTCCGCCGCGACGCTCACCCGATGGCCATCATGTGTGGTGTCGTCGGTGCGCTGTCCGCCTTCTATCATGACTCGCTGGACATTAATGACGAGAAACACCGCGAAATTTCAGCAATTCGCCTGATCGCCAAAATGCCCACCCTGGCTGCCATGACTTACAAATACACCATCGGCCAGCCTTTCATGTACCCCCAGAACCACCTCAGCTACTCAGAAAACTTCCTTCACATGATGTTCGGTAACCCCTGCGAACCCAGCAAGGTTAGCCCGGTTCTTGCACGCGCGATGGATACTATCTTCCTGCTGCACGCTGACCACGAGCAAAACGCGTCAACATCTACTGTTCGTCTGGCTGGCTCAACAGGCGCCAATCCATTCGCCTGTATCTCTGCAGGTATCGCAGCACTTTGGGGACCGTCACACGGCGGCGCCAACGAAGCGGTACTGAACATGCTGGAAGAAATTGGCGACGAAGCCAATGTCGACGCCTGCGTGGCTCGCGCCAAGGACAAGAACGACCCCTTCCGCCTGATGGGCTTTGGTCACCGCGTTTACAAAAACTTTGACCCCCGCGCCAAAGTGATGAAGCAAGTAGCAGACGAAGTACTCGGCGAGCTGGGTATTGACGATCCGCTGCTGAAAGTCGCCAAGCGCCTGGAACAAATCGCTCTGGAAGACGAATACTTTGTCGAGAAGAAGCTCTACCCCAATGTGGACTTCTACTCCGGCATCATTCTGAAAGCTATCGGCATTCCGACCAGCATGTTCACGGTAATCTTTGCTCTGGGCCGTACCCCGGGCTGGATTGCTCACTGGAACGAAATGCACGCTGGCGCCTCGCGCATCGGCCGCCCCCGCCAGCTCTACACTGGCCCCGCCAAGCGCGACTTTGTCCCTCTGGACAAGCGCTAA
- a CDS encoding glucose 1-dehydrogenase: MGRLSGKVAIITGAARGMGAVTARRFVEEGAKVIIADLLDDAGEKLATELGASARYVHADVSQESDWQALIHAAEDFGPLNILVNNAAILHAAAIADSDGDDYMRVIRVNQLGPYLGIRAAIAPMKAAGGGSIINISSIDGLQAKNGLSAYVSSKWAVRGLSKSAAIELGPYNIRVNTVHPGGIFTDMHGAGENSEPSEQDNAFYVNHPLPRVGLPQEVANMSLFLASDESSYSTGSEFIVDGGWNAGLRLDLLPSS, encoded by the coding sequence ATGGGCAGATTATCAGGCAAGGTCGCGATTATTACTGGTGCCGCGCGCGGTATGGGTGCAGTCACCGCCCGCCGTTTTGTTGAGGAAGGCGCCAAGGTTATCATCGCCGACCTGCTCGACGACGCCGGAGAGAAGCTCGCGACAGAACTGGGCGCCAGTGCCCGCTACGTTCATGCCGACGTTTCTCAGGAAAGCGACTGGCAGGCATTGATCCACGCAGCGGAAGACTTCGGACCGCTCAACATCCTCGTCAATAACGCGGCCATCCTTCACGCTGCAGCGATTGCCGACAGCGACGGCGACGACTACATGCGCGTTATCCGAGTAAACCAACTGGGCCCCTACCTTGGCATCCGAGCCGCTATCGCACCGATGAAAGCCGCGGGCGGCGGCTCGATTATCAATATTTCATCCATTGACGGCCTGCAGGCTAAGAATGGCCTGAGCGCCTATGTGTCATCGAAATGGGCGGTGCGCGGCCTGAGTAAGTCAGCAGCGATTGAGCTTGGCCCCTACAATATACGCGTCAACACCGTACACCCCGGCGGCATCTTCACGGATATGCATGGTGCGGGTGAGAACAGTGAGCCCTCAGAGCAAGACAACGCCTTTTACGTCAACCACCCCCTCCCTCGCGTTGGCCTTCCTCAAGAAGTGGCAAATATGTCGTTGTTCTTAGCCAGTGATGAAAGCAGCTACTCCACCGGCTCGGAGTTTATTGTGGACGGAGGCTGGAACGCCGGGCTGCGCCTGGACCTATTGCCAAGCTCCTGA
- a CDS encoding DUF2789 domain-containing protein — protein sequence MDTDIHSLNLLFEQLGLPSSDSEIASFVASHRPLPAELPLHQAAFWTESQSAFIKQAIDDDADWAEWVDELDALLRH from the coding sequence ATGGACACTGATATACATAGCCTGAATCTGTTATTTGAGCAGCTCGGACTGCCATCCAGCGACAGCGAGATTGCCAGCTTTGTTGCCAGTCATCGTCCGCTACCCGCCGAGCTACCCCTTCACCAAGCCGCTTTCTGGACGGAAAGTCAGTCTGCATTCATCAAGCAGGCGATCGACGATGACGCCGACTGGGCAGAATGGGTGGACGAACTCGACGCGCTGTTACGCCACTAG
- a CDS encoding CinA family nicotinamide mononucleotide deamidase-related protein translates to MKLNLLLTGNEIMAGDVIDSNSARIAQQLNPHGWRVYKKVTVGDDLALLCQQIDKLCDDGDVLIINGGLGPTVDDLTAAALSAVSQQPLCEHPRGMRELQAWCDKRGFTLNEANRKQAILPQGCDIISNARGSAPGIQLEHKGCLVIATPGVPSELQQMLADEILPLLLQRFDSDHIQTLRLGVFGLGESSIQELFDRELPHWPDDIELGFRASMPVLEVKLTASGANSGEQLARWREPVEALLGDHLLGELPVTLSDALVNTLRKHSLSLSTAESCTGGLIAAQITSVTGASEVYPGGIVSYSNAMKMSQLGVNASSLETYGAVSETVAKEMATGALVATQSDLAIAVTGIAGPGGGSEEKPVGTVWIAWGRSENLHSVCLQLPFDRQGFQLWVAALAQELLRREVLGIIGLPSLVQRYRRGGSI, encoded by the coding sequence ATGAAACTCAATCTGCTGCTGACCGGTAACGAAATCATGGCCGGTGATGTTATCGACTCCAATTCAGCGCGTATTGCTCAGCAACTGAACCCGCATGGCTGGCGCGTCTACAAAAAAGTCACCGTTGGCGATGACCTCGCCCTGCTCTGTCAGCAAATCGATAAACTCTGCGACGATGGCGATGTATTGATTATCAACGGCGGACTGGGCCCGACCGTCGATGATCTCACCGCCGCGGCCCTGTCCGCCGTCAGCCAGCAACCGCTATGCGAGCACCCCAGGGGAATGCGTGAATTGCAGGCGTGGTGTGACAAGCGGGGGTTTACCCTGAATGAGGCAAACAGGAAACAGGCCATCCTGCCCCAAGGCTGCGACATCATCAGCAATGCTCGGGGCAGCGCGCCGGGTATTCAGCTGGAACACAAGGGCTGTCTGGTAATCGCCACGCCCGGCGTGCCGAGTGAACTGCAACAGATGCTGGCCGACGAAATCCTTCCCCTGCTGCTGCAGCGTTTCGATTCTGACCACATACAAACCTTGCGACTGGGTGTATTTGGGCTGGGTGAATCCAGTATTCAAGAACTGTTTGACCGGGAGCTGCCCCATTGGCCGGACGATATCGAGCTGGGATTTCGTGCCTCAATGCCCGTACTGGAGGTCAAACTGACCGCCAGCGGCGCCAACTCGGGGGAGCAGCTCGCCCGCTGGCGTGAACCCGTTGAAGCCCTGTTAGGCGACCACCTACTTGGCGAGCTGCCCGTCACCCTGTCGGATGCACTGGTCAACACATTGAGAAAGCACAGTCTCAGCCTCAGCACCGCGGAATCCTGTACCGGCGGTCTGATCGCGGCACAGATTACCTCAGTGACCGGCGCATCGGAGGTTTACCCCGGCGGCATCGTGAGTTATTCCAACGCAATGAAAATGTCTCAGCTCGGCGTGAACGCAAGCAGCCTGGAGACGTACGGTGCCGTGAGTGAAACGGTGGCAAAAGAAATGGCGACCGGCGCGCTTGTCGCAACCCAGTCCGATCTCGCCATCGCTGTCACCGGGATTGCCGGCCCCGGCGGCGGCAGTGAAGAAAAGCCGGTGGGCACGGTCTGGATTGCCTGGGGCCGTTCGGAGAACTTACACAGCGTCTGCCTGCAGCTACCCTTCGACCGGCAGGGCTTCCAACTTTGGGTCGCGGCGCTCGCTCAGGAGCTGCTGCGCCGCGAGGTATTGGGAATCATTGGCTTACCGTCATTGGTACAGCGCTACCGCCGTGGCGGCAGCATCTGA
- a CDS encoding SRPBCC family protein → MVEVHVARDLDFPAETVWALLEDFGDISWAPGIDRIEVIGEGIGMIRRLHMQGMDPIDEQLSFLEPENMAFGYSIPQGIPMPVSDYSANAKVTALDAGRCHVDWYGRAKPEGASDEDAAAMIRGAYEMLLQWIAEELEKRAAA, encoded by the coding sequence ATGGTAGAGGTACATGTTGCCCGCGATCTCGACTTCCCTGCTGAAACGGTATGGGCCTTGCTGGAAGATTTCGGTGATATCAGCTGGGCGCCGGGCATTGACCGCATAGAAGTGATCGGTGAGGGCATTGGTATGATTCGCCGCCTGCACATGCAGGGCATGGACCCTATTGATGAGCAGCTGTCGTTCCTCGAGCCTGAGAATATGGCCTTCGGTTACAGCATCCCGCAGGGTATTCCCATGCCGGTCAGTGACTATTCAGCCAATGCCAAAGTGACCGCGCTGGACGCTGGTCGCTGTCACGTCGACTGGTATGGTCGTGCCAAGCCCGAAGGGGCGAGCGACGAGGATGCGGCGGCCATGATTCGTGGCGCTTACGAAATGCTGCTGCAATGGATTGCTGAAGAACTGGAGAAGCGCGCCGCCGCGTGA
- a CDS encoding B12-binding domain-containing radical SAM protein, which produces MISVAPPRPVRLFSMDSEGFWAVPTTTGGLKAYYQRYGANPDDNDIQLLHFRDSDAVAQWRTEWPALRDVFQDAIAKGQRPVVGFSMYTWNAAEFLELIALIKHDCPQALCIAGGPHVQQAEDYLFDDPIDAIALGEAETTFQEWLDCCDSKEDWRNIKGLAYLENGGIHKTAERPRRINLDELPSALDVVPLSDANGKPLYDSVSYESSRGCPFKCAFCEWGTGAIGSKMYQFSMDRVERDWRKIVAAGIKDIWLADSNFGALREDLDKAKLICELKSTTGLPSSFATSWSKKHSPRVQEIVLLLHENGLLPHYQLALQTLTPKALELSNRKNMAANKYEPIAREMATQGVPIAAELIWGLPGDNLPDFERNLDQLLQVFPNLNIFAYTLLPGTEFYEKREEYRIETIPVAGYGKAKGEYVVACHSFDREQGLQGYLLITAHMLFAHGHILPYSIRYIARQAGVTTATLMRQLLLAVCREYAEQLPAVDSGDALSVYEGRNRIFTESLRDPSRLYDCLQQVIGDYVTQQASDGREIPLSARLSMVLELDKALSPRWGAAQEREVSFSFDARACKQALDELRDPDDACFRAGPQTLTIRTPGGVGDILKEPDGGAWLRGEVQKGAGAATPRLIQPGLESLAREVH; this is translated from the coding sequence ATGATCAGTGTCGCTCCTCCCCGCCCGGTTCGCTTATTCAGCATGGATTCCGAAGGCTTCTGGGCTGTGCCCACAACCACCGGGGGGCTGAAAGCCTACTACCAGCGCTATGGCGCCAATCCTGACGACAACGATATTCAACTGCTGCACTTTCGCGACAGTGACGCCGTTGCCCAGTGGCGGACAGAATGGCCCGCATTGCGCGACGTTTTTCAGGACGCAATCGCAAAGGGGCAGCGTCCGGTCGTTGGCTTCAGCATGTATACCTGGAACGCCGCTGAATTTTTGGAGCTGATCGCCCTGATCAAACACGACTGCCCGCAGGCTCTATGTATCGCGGGCGGCCCCCACGTTCAACAGGCAGAAGACTATCTGTTCGACGATCCCATTGATGCCATTGCCCTGGGTGAAGCAGAAACCACCTTTCAGGAATGGCTGGACTGCTGTGACAGCAAAGAAGACTGGCGGAATATCAAAGGCCTTGCGTATCTGGAAAATGGCGGCATTCATAAAACAGCAGAACGTCCGCGCCGTATTAACCTGGATGAGCTGCCCTCAGCACTGGATGTTGTGCCACTCAGTGACGCCAACGGCAAACCGTTGTACGACTCGGTGTCCTACGAAAGCAGCCGAGGCTGTCCATTCAAATGCGCTTTCTGTGAGTGGGGCACCGGCGCTATCGGCTCGAAGATGTACCAGTTTTCCATGGATCGCGTGGAGCGGGACTGGCGAAAAATCGTCGCGGCAGGTATCAAGGATATCTGGCTGGCCGACTCCAACTTTGGCGCCCTGCGCGAGGATCTCGACAAAGCCAAACTGATCTGCGAGCTGAAAAGCACAACTGGCTTGCCCAGTAGCTTCGCGACTTCCTGGTCGAAGAAACACAGCCCTCGGGTGCAGGAAATCGTCTTGCTCCTGCATGAGAACGGCCTGCTTCCGCACTATCAGCTTGCCCTGCAAACGCTCACGCCCAAGGCACTGGAACTGAGTAACCGCAAGAACATGGCCGCCAACAAATACGAGCCCATTGCCCGCGAAATGGCGACCCAGGGCGTGCCGATTGCTGCCGAGTTAATCTGGGGGCTGCCCGGCGACAATCTGCCGGACTTCGAACGCAATCTCGACCAATTACTGCAGGTATTCCCCAACCTGAATATCTTCGCCTACACCCTGTTACCCGGCACCGAGTTTTACGAAAAACGCGAGGAATATCGCATTGAGACCATTCCGGTGGCCGGCTACGGCAAGGCCAAAGGCGAGTATGTCGTGGCCTGTCACAGCTTCGACCGCGAGCAGGGACTACAGGGGTACCTGCTGATTACCGCACACATGCTCTTCGCCCACGGCCATATTCTGCCTTACAGCATTCGCTATATAGCCCGACAAGCCGGTGTCACGACCGCTACGCTGATGCGTCAGCTACTGCTCGCCGTATGCCGGGAATACGCCGAGCAACTGCCTGCGGTGGATTCAGGCGATGCACTGAGTGTTTACGAGGGCCGCAATCGTATTTTTACCGAGTCGCTACGTGACCCCAGCCGGCTTTATGACTGCCTTCAGCAGGTGATTGGCGACTATGTGACGCAACAGGCCAGCGACGGGCGCGAAATACCGCTGAGCGCCCGCCTGAGCATGGTTCTGGAACTGGACAAGGCCCTGTCTCCGCGCTGGGGCGCAGCACAAGAGCGGGAGGTCAGCTTCAGTTTCGATGCCAGAGCCTGCAAGCAGGCTCTCGATGAACTGCGCGACCCCGACGACGCCTGTTTCCGCGCCGGCCCTCAAACGCTGACAATCCGCACGCCGGGCGGCGTGGGTGACATCCTCAAAGAACCCGACGGGGGTGCCTGGCTGCGCGGCGAGGTACAGAAAGGCGCGGGGGCAGCCACTCCAAGACTTATCCAGCCGGGGCTGGAATCCCTTGCCAGAGAGGTGCACTGA
- a CDS encoding HIT family protein, which yields MASIFSKIIAGELPGHFVWEDERCVAIMTIQPMHPGHLLVIPREEVDHWDDLPAELSAHLMAVSAKLAKALKQSYACRRVSLQIVGLEVPHTHLHLVPINEMQDVDFARAAMAEPDALAAEAEKIRGTLAAL from the coding sequence ATGGCGAGTATTTTCAGCAAGATTATTGCGGGCGAACTGCCGGGGCATTTTGTCTGGGAAGACGAGCGCTGCGTGGCGATTATGACCATCCAGCCTATGCATCCCGGTCATCTGCTGGTGATTCCCCGCGAAGAGGTCGACCATTGGGATGATCTGCCTGCGGAACTCAGTGCCCATTTGATGGCAGTATCGGCCAAGCTGGCGAAGGCGCTGAAGCAGAGCTACGCTTGCCGTCGGGTAAGTTTACAAATCGTGGGCTTAGAAGTCCCTCACACCCACCTGCATCTGGTGCCGATCAATGAAATGCAGGATGTGGATTTTGCTCGTGCAGCCATGGCCGAGCCCGACGCTCTGGCCGCCGAGGCCGAAAAAATTCGCGGGACTCTGGCGGCGCTGTAA
- a CDS encoding GNAT family N-acetyltransferase, whose amino-acid sequence MPGAADFQRYCQQLASTLRAAGHRACLLLSGEESWGVAMAEVLMSQGDGLLLAPEAIAGQRPASKPESLGIESDWLVINAHHYQSLNQWLAAAGTLRAGGLLVLLCPPMNDWPADYAASMRHQGFDVDDSVFIRRLCREWPTASNTLLWCQKAPLPDMPLTPEACWQAALPSEGQCRTVQAICRAAKGRAGRPLLIRADRGRGKTAALGLAAAELLRDQRRIVITAARPGMVETAFRHAQSALPDARREKHALSWREGRLEYLPPAELLSRSQTPDLLLVDEAAHLSLSLLDTLLQRYPRLVFASTVHGYEGSGRGFDIRFRRCLDRRRPHWRREYLRSPLRWAEDDPLEAGLNRLFLLDADVAMAQSSDPLVVHVVDPDTLIREPSLLRQVHGLLLDAHYQTTPQDLQFLLDLPGRIWVARRGENIVGVCQAFVEGGFDKTLAEATCAGRRRPRGHLLAQTLAVQTGNPRYLLSPSLRVNRIAVVDGERRAGVASALLAALSRQANEEGMAFLSSSFACEPDVVAFWHSAGFIPLHLGSRRDAASGSYSLMVALALGEGWSEDFVLQQQQFAQSLLISFRLIYREMPPEALQALLSVLSALSDSDDLRQLQRYVAGQLSFEMAAPSLKRYCAGRLVSALCIERLFCEEDWSALARRYRLDGRGAIETEIKSTLSALIDV is encoded by the coding sequence GTGCCCGGCGCGGCCGATTTCCAACGCTATTGCCAGCAACTAGCGTCAACCCTTCGCGCTGCCGGGCATCGCGCCTGCCTGTTGCTCAGCGGGGAAGAGTCGTGGGGCGTGGCGATGGCTGAAGTGCTTATGAGTCAAGGGGACGGACTGCTGCTGGCTCCAGAGGCGATCGCAGGACAGCGCCCCGCCAGTAAGCCGGAGAGCCTCGGCATTGAATCTGACTGGCTGGTTATTAACGCTCACCACTACCAATCGCTAAACCAATGGCTTGCCGCGGCGGGAACCCTGCGTGCCGGTGGGCTGCTCGTTCTGTTGTGTCCGCCAATGAACGACTGGCCTGCGGATTATGCGGCGTCGATGCGGCATCAGGGCTTCGACGTTGATGACTCGGTGTTTATTCGGCGTCTTTGCCGGGAATGGCCGACTGCGTCGAATACACTGCTCTGGTGTCAAAAGGCCCCTTTACCTGACATGCCACTGACTCCTGAGGCCTGCTGGCAGGCGGCGCTGCCCAGCGAGGGTCAATGCCGTACCGTACAGGCAATATGTCGCGCCGCTAAGGGGCGTGCCGGACGGCCACTGCTGATTCGCGCTGATCGCGGACGTGGCAAGACGGCGGCGCTCGGGCTGGCGGCAGCGGAATTGCTGCGAGACCAGCGGAGGATCGTGATCACAGCGGCAAGACCGGGAATGGTGGAGACGGCGTTCCGCCACGCTCAGTCCGCGTTGCCCGATGCCCGGCGGGAAAAGCATGCGCTGAGCTGGCGGGAAGGGCGTTTGGAGTATCTGCCCCCCGCTGAATTGCTCAGTCGCAGTCAAACACCCGATTTGTTGCTGGTGGATGAAGCAGCACATTTGTCGCTGTCCCTATTGGATACGCTGCTGCAGCGCTATCCGCGGCTGGTGTTCGCGAGCACGGTACACGGTTATGAAGGCAGTGGGCGTGGCTTCGATATTCGCTTTCGCCGCTGCCTGGATCGCCGCCGTCCACACTGGCGCCGCGAATACCTTCGCAGCCCGCTGCGCTGGGCTGAGGATGACCCCCTTGAGGCCGGTCTCAACCGACTGTTTCTGCTTGACGCTGACGTCGCGATGGCACAAAGCAGCGACCCGTTGGTGGTACACGTTGTTGATCCGGACACCCTGATTCGCGAGCCGTCATTGCTGCGTCAGGTGCATGGTCTGCTGTTAGATGCTCACTACCAAACCACCCCCCAGGACCTGCAATTCCTCCTCGACCTGCCGGGCAGAATATGGGTGGCGCGGCGTGGTGAAAATATTGTCGGTGTCTGTCAGGCGTTCGTCGAGGGCGGCTTTGACAAGACCTTGGCCGAAGCAACTTGTGCTGGCAGGCGTCGTCCGAGAGGGCATTTGCTGGCGCAGACACTGGCTGTTCAGACGGGCAATCCCAGGTATCTGTTAAGTCCCAGTCTGCGTGTCAATCGCATCGCCGTGGTCGACGGTGAGCGACGCGCTGGTGTTGCGTCGGCGTTGTTAGCGGCTCTCTCACGGCAGGCGAACGAGGAAGGTATGGCCTTTCTCAGTTCCAGTTTTGCCTGTGAGCCCGATGTGGTGGCGTTCTGGCATTCGGCCGGGTTTATACCGCTGCATCTTGGCAGTCGCCGGGATGCAGCGAGTGGCAGTTATTCACTGATGGTCGCATTGGCATTGGGGGAGGGCTGGAGTGAGGACTTCGTCTTGCAACAACAGCAGTTCGCGCAATCGCTGTTGATCAGCTTTCGTTTGATATACCGAGAGATGCCGCCGGAGGCGTTACAAGCTTTGCTGTCGGTGTTATCTGCACTCAGTGACAGTGATGACTTGCGGCAGCTTCAGCGCTATGTAGCGGGACAACTGTCGTTTGAAATGGCGGCGCCCAGTCTCAAGCGTTACTGCGCGGGGCGACTTGTCTCCGCATTGTGTATTGAGCGCTTGTTTTGCGAAGAGGATTGGTCAGCCTTGGCAAGGCGATATCGGCTTGACGGTCGCGGAGCCATAGAAACCGAAATCAAATCGACGCTCTCGGCGTTGATCGACGTTTGA
- a CDS encoding DUF2288 family protein has product MTDLPDNDSLFGKLNRETARIHWRELQRFYAQGAVLEVAPALDLIAVAAAMADDDATQIQQYLGSGDLSRVDEARAQQWFDAEQELWAVVVVPWVLVQTERELN; this is encoded by the coding sequence ATGACTGACCTTCCCGACAACGATTCGCTATTCGGCAAACTTAATCGTGAAACCGCACGGATTCACTGGCGAGAGTTGCAACGCTTCTACGCGCAGGGCGCAGTTTTGGAAGTCGCTCCTGCTCTGGATTTGATCGCGGTGGCTGCAGCGATGGCCGACGACGATGCAACGCAAATTCAGCAGTACCTTGGCAGCGGTGATCTCAGTCGGGTGGACGAGGCGCGCGCTCAGCAGTGGTTCGATGCTGAGCAGGAACTGTGGGCTGTCGTCGTCGTGCCTTGGGTGTTGGTGCAAACGGAAAGAGAGCTCAACTAA
- a CDS encoding TIGR01621 family pseudouridine synthase, with amino-acid sequence MSYDLLYRHDDFYLIDKHAGVNLHRNQRGSSLLDTLRHELGDEALHLVHRLDDATSGLLLIARNKSAAAQLSAQFSERHVQKFYIALADGKPRKKQGLVVGDIVKARNGSYRLSRSRDNPSRTRFISSAVMPGLRLYLLKPHTGKTHQLRVVMSSLGVPILGDERYGKTEADRCYLHAFALCFDYGGHHYQFCQQPSSGQRFVDRAVQEALVEWRQPWALNWGK; translated from the coding sequence ATGAGCTATGACTTACTGTATCGTCACGACGATTTCTATCTGATCGACAAGCACGCGGGTGTAAACCTGCACCGAAATCAGCGCGGAAGCAGCCTGCTGGACACGCTTCGGCATGAGCTCGGTGATGAAGCCTTGCACCTGGTTCACCGACTTGATGACGCCACCTCCGGACTGCTGTTGATTGCCCGGAACAAGTCCGCGGCTGCGCAGTTATCAGCGCAGTTCAGCGAGCGCCATGTCCAGAAATTCTATATCGCATTGGCTGACGGCAAGCCGCGAAAAAAGCAGGGGCTGGTGGTGGGCGATATCGTGAAAGCGCGCAACGGCAGTTATCGCCTGAGCCGCAGCCGCGACAACCCCAGCCGTACACGCTTTATCAGCAGTGCCGTTATGCCGGGACTGCGCCTCTATTTACTGAAACCCCATACCGGAAAGACTCACCAGCTGCGAGTGGTCATGAGCAGTCTCGGTGTGCCCATCCTGGGCGATGAGCGCTACGGTAAAACCGAGGCTGACCGCTGTTATCTGCACGCCTTTGCCTTGTGTTTCGATTATGGAGGGCACCATTATCAGTTTTGTCAGCAGCCCTCATCGGGGCAGCGCTTTGTCGATAGAGCTGTGCAGGAAGCGCTGGTAGAATGGCGGCAGCCTTGGGCGTTGAACTGGGGCAAATAA